The following coding sequences are from one Diprion similis isolate iyDipSimi1 chromosome 9, iyDipSimi1.1, whole genome shotgun sequence window:
- the LOC124410192 gene encoding mucin-22 isoform X3 has product MEGGDGPAAINKNPAAIKVAQEEMGKLDVLVCGQCHSVFHFVEEFQEHRTTEGACSKVSHFRENSNNEQKAQVWAFLLWKDSQIQQEGTDRDAANSWKLYQKWCKMDTHIRDSWIAAGKTIQTFTKISNAKMQEVSVRQQTTVNPEGVKRMIVRKVIRNGQPDEASEPKKEVAKPVETKTLVKVSEQVASEQEKKEVPQLKPPMKRKMKPAKLPGEEDGDSSDEEYVVERILAKRFNPKKKCFEYLLKWEGFPHSEQTTWEPAENMEACKHLLDEFERSLAKQKELKAAQQQAAALKSAAARPSLPAQKPTPKPEAGKPGPSSAAQATRPMRSSKSKAMDQVKQWCGSMKDEDSELLGKRRIAFSDSDSEETGSVNAKRMKTDTGSDDDWSGDSEDESMGRSDVIQRAFNRATAQSNGSNRTVVSGTDLATSLGLQSPEAPKSGQTPVLVASAKGVVKVDPKQMPNLTSGVYVMSRKDGIIKLDSSPSGKLGVKGSPTPQGVLMVQNRDASGVVRKQVLSAGQPTSTITPVKVVSKPDGSQVVTQMKIVSKGSSPKAVTTTVQKQEPIKIQPKPEVNQLQQIHVVTAVPNLPTMGLQPRMSAGIRGNLGTTQRGVNRPLLARTPLRGTTPTSILGSTLRTPVRAPAPKQLQGQQSRQMLQKRPSTGAVQSPTSAGSPSPGTTQVKPKYTVLSAQPKQMQKTVGSPQAKQGPRPQLAKQQSLLSPQQKLLMAKKKAQEAAGVHKPVRGLLAGARGTPGRGRGKTGEAASVTPGANKPKESRIVGPDGEPVEQPAEQTPEPTPATTSQTTGGTVAVAAVATGATVVTTTTTTTITAAVADTKSNIVDTTTSTTTTTPASAELVLPSLDSLTEGTGIMRVEMSPGGTTGTIVQTSEATQINLSDVAVAATAAPDLPCLDDSAPPAVTATTTSASTSLTESTSVTEIPAATSLTTTPTTTAAVISTTSMTSPAATVSTSVTTSPVSTDEKTEDKVDDDKKVAEDTSGLVTITSEDGVVYQVTGQGEDGQTLLVTQGADGEQQCVYVTTEQQGDDGSVLTLDHAVAEAVAQLMPDQVNLTPQFYVKEGDAESSDSQMVMSIMDNNGTAVAAGQEEADGQAQVVAQVVQADEPTPGGTRRVVLLLPDGHLMMTEVDEEQYAALELDK; this is encoded by the exons ATGGAAGGAGGCGATGGCCCTGCGGCCATAAACAAAAATCCTGCTGCAATTAAAG TGGCGCAAGAGGAAATGGGAAAGCTCGACGTACTAGTCTGCGGTCAATGTCACTCTGTTTTTCACTTCGTCGAAGAATTCCAGGAGCATCGTACTACCGAAGGAGCATGCTCCAAAGTGTCACATTTTCGTGAAAATAGTAAC aatGAACAAAAGGCGCAAGTATGGGCATTTCTCCTATGGAAGGATTCACAAATACAGCAGGAAGGAACAGACAGGGACGCAGCCAATTCATGGAAGTTGTATCAAAAATGGTGTAAAATGGATACCCACATTAGAGATTCTTGGATCGCAGCTGGAAAGACTATCCAAACATTTACGAAAATCAGCAACGCTAAAATGCAAGAAGTATCCGTGCGTCAACAGACTACTGTTAATCCCGAAG GAGTGAAGCGAATGATAGTTCGCAAAGTAATTCGCAATGGACAACCTGACGAAGCCTCAGAGCCTAAGAAGGAAGTTGCCAAGCCTGTTGAGACGAAAACTTTGGTTAAGGTTTCTGAACAGGTAGCGAGTGagcaagagaagaaagaagtaCCGCAGCTAAAGCCTCCAATGAAGCGTAAG ATGAAACCTGCTAAGCTCCCTGGTGAAGAGGACGGCGATTCAAGCGACGAAGAATATGTCGTTGAACGAATTTTGGCCAAAAGATTTAATCCAAAGAAAAAATGCTTCGAATACTTACTGAAATGGGAAGGATTTCCACA taGTGAGCAAACCACGTGGGAACCAGCGGAGAATATGGAAGCGTGTAAACATCTTCTTGATGAATTTGAGCGAAGTCTCGCCAAGCAGAAAGAACTCAAGGCAGCACAGCAGCAAGCGGCTGCGTTAAAGTCAGCGGCAGCGCGACCCTCCTTGCCTGCACAAAAACCAACTCCTAAGCCTGAAGCTGGCAAACCTGGTCCAAGTAGTGCTGCCCAAGCAAC GAGACCCATGCGATCTAGTAAGTCAAAGGCTATGGACCAAGTCAAGCAGTGGTGCGGCTCGATGAAAGATGAAGATAGCGAAC TGCTGGGAAAGAGGCGCATTGCATTTTCGGATAGCGATTCAGAAGAAACTGGTAGCGTTAACGcaaaacgaatgaaaactgATACTGGTAGTGACGATGATTGGTCGGGAGACTCGGAAGACGAATCCATGGGCCGCAGTGACGTTATACAACGAGCGTTCAATCGAGCAACTGCACAATCGAATGGATCAAATCGCACAGTTGTCTCAGGAACCGACCTTGCAACTTCTCTAGGCCTACAGTCACCAGAGGCACCAAAATCTGGTCAAACTCCAGTCCTAGTAGCTAGTGCTAAAGGCGTCGTCAAAGTTGATCCGAAACAAATGCCAAACCTAACGTCCGGAGTCTATGTAATGTCAAGAAAAGATGGTATAATAAAACTAGACTCATCACCCAGTGGTAAACTTGGTGTTAAAGGATCGCCAACCCCCCAAGGCGTCCTGATGGTACAAAATCGCGATGCTTCTGGAGTGGTTCGTAAGCAAGTTCTTTCTGCTGGACAACCAACTTCCACTATTACGCCAGTGAAAGTTGTCTCAAAGCCCGACGGTAGTCAGGTTGTAACTCAAATGAAGATAGTATCCAAAGGATCTTCTCCAAAGGCCGTAACTACAACGGTACAGAAACAAGAACCCATTAAGATTCAGCCAAAGCCTGAGGTCAACCAACTACAACAAATCCATGTTGTTACCGCTGTACCAAACCTACCGACGATGGGACTGCAGCCCAGAATGAGTGCTGGAATACGGGGGAATCTAGGAACCACGCAGCGTGGCGTTAACCGCCCATTGCTAGCCAGAACACCACTTCGAGGTACAACACCTACTAGTATACTGGGTTCTACGCTTCGTACCCCGGTCAGAGCTCCAGCACCCAAGCAATTGCAGGGACAGCAAAGTAGACAAATGCTTCAAAAGCGTCCATCCACTGGAGCTGTGCAAAGTCCTACATCCGCAGGAAGTCCTAGCCCTGGTACGACGCAAGTAAAACCGAAGTACACTGTACTTAGTGCCCAACCAAAGCAGATGCAGAAGACTGTAGGCAGTCCTCAAGCAAAACAAGGACCAAGACCTCAGCTTGCCAAACAACAGTCGCTGCTTTCACCTCAGCAAAAATTATTGATGGCAAAGAAGAAAGCACAGGAAGCAGCTGGCGTGCACAAACCTGTTCGCGGCCTCTTGGCCGGTGCTCGTGGAACTCCAGGACGTGGAAGAGGTAAAACTGGCGAAGCAGCGTCCGTAACGCCTGGTGCCAACAAACCGAAAGAAA GTCGCATCGTGGGTCCGGATGGAGAGCCGGTGGAACAGCCTGCTGAACAAACACCTGAGCCTACCCCAGCTACAACTTCGCAAACTACCGGTGGTACGGTTGcggttgctgctgttgctacCGGTGCCACGGTTGTTACTACCACCACAACCACCACCATAACTGCCGCTGTTGCAGATACTAAAAGCAACATAGTCGACACGACTACTTCAACAACAACCACAACCCCAGCAAGTGCTGAACTGGTTTTACCGTCGCTAGATTCTCTTACCGAAGGTACTGGCATTATGAGGGTAGAGATGAGCCCAGGTGGAACGACGGGCACTATTGTCCAGACTAGCGAAGCGACGCAAATTAACTTATCGGACGTAGCTGTTGCTGCGACTGCTGCTCCAGACCTTCCTTGTCTGGATGACAGTGCTCCTCCCGCTGTAACGGCAACGACTACCTCTGCGTCAACTTCGCTGACAGAATCAACGTCAGTAACCGAAATTCCGGCTGCTACGTCTTTGACTACAACTCCAACTACTACAGCTGCTGTAATTTCTACCACATCTATGACTTCGCCTGCAGCTACAGTGTCGACTTCTGTTACTACTTCTCCGGTTTCAACCGATGAAAAGACTGAAGACAAAGTTGACGACGATAAGAAGGTCGCTGAGGATACGTCTGGCTTAGTAACTATAACCAGTGAAGATGGTGTGGTTTATCAAGTAACTGGTCAAGGCGAAGATGGTCAAACCTTACTAGTTACGCAAGGTGCTGACGGTGAACAGCAGTGCGTCTATGTCACGACTGAGCAACAAGGTGATGATGGTTCCGTGTTGACATTAGACCATGCAGTAGCTGAAGCTGTTGCCCAACTAATGCCGGACCAAGTGAATCTCACCCCTCAGTTCTACGTCAAAGAAGGAGATGCCGAATCATCTGATAGTCAAATGGTAATGTCTATTATGGATAATAACGGCACAGCTGTTGCAGCAGGGCAGGAAGAAGCTGATGGGCAAGCTCAGGTTGTTGCACAAGTCGTACAAGCAGATGAACCTACACCAG GTGGCACTCGAAGAGTGGTACTACTATTGCCGGATGGACATTTAATGATGACTGAAGTAGACGAAGAGCAGTACGCAGCTTTAGAACTGGACAAGTGA
- the LOC124410192 gene encoding serine-rich adhesin for platelets isoform X1 encodes MEGGDGPAAINKNPAAIKVAQEEMGKLDVLVCGQCHSVFHFVEEFQEHRTTEGACSKVSHFRENSNNEQKAQVWAFLLWKDSQIQQEGTDRDAANSWKLYQKWCKMDTHIRDSWIAAGKTIQTFTKISNAKMQEVSVRQQTTVNPEGVKRMIVRKVIRNGQPDEASEPKKEVAKPVETKTLVKVSEQVASEQEKKEVPQLKPPMKRKMKPAKLPGEEDGDSSDEEYVVERILAKRFNPKKKCFEYLLKWEGFPHSEQTTWEPAENMEACKHLLDEFERSLAKQKELKAAQQQAAALKSAAARPSLPAQKPTPKPEAGKPGPSSAAQATRPMRSSKSKAMDQVKQWCGSMKDEDSELLGKRRIAFSDSDSEETGSVNAKRMKTDTGSDDDWSGDSEDESMGRSDVIQRAFNRATAQSNGSNRTVVSGTDLATSLGLQSPEAPKSGQTPVLVASAKGVVKVDPKQMPNLTSGVYVMSRKDGIIKLDSSPSGKLGVKGSPTPQGVLMVQNRDASGVVRKQVLSAGQPTSTITPVKVVSKPDGSQVVTQMKIVSKGSSPKAVTTTVQKQEPIKIQPKPEVNQLQQIHVVTAVPNLPTMGLQPRMSAGIRGNLGTTQRGVNRPLLARTPLRGTTPTSILGSTLRTPVRAPAPKQLQGQQSRQMLQKRPSTGAVQSPTSAGSPSPGTTQVKPKYTVLSAQPKQMQKTVGSPQAKQGPRPQLAKQQSLLSPQQKLLMAKKKAQEAAGVHKPVRGLLAGARGTPGRGRGKTGEAASVTPGANKPKESKLADGDGLHMEFHEVGSEESSSDGEPEPSLDSGPIPPIEPDSPPRPFTLCPLTGRIVGPDGEPVEQPAEQTPEPTPATTSQTTGGTVAVAAVATGATVVTTTTTTTITAAVADTKSNIVDTTTSTTTTTPASAELVLPSLDSLTEGTGIMRVEMSPGGTTGTIVQTSEATQINLSDVAVAATAAPDLPCLDDSAPPAVTATTTSASTSLTESTSVTEIPAATSLTTTPTTTAAVISTTSMTSPAATVSTSVTTSPVSTDEKTEDKVDDDKKVAEDTSGLVTITSEDGVVYQVTGQGEDGQTLLVTQGADGEQQCVYVTTEQQGDDGSVLTLDHAVAEAVAQLMPDQVNLTPQFYVKEGDAESSDSQMVMSIMDNNGTAVAAGQEEADGQAQVVAQVVQADEPTPGGTRRVVLLLPDGHLMMTEVDEEQYAALELDK; translated from the exons ATGGAAGGAGGCGATGGCCCTGCGGCCATAAACAAAAATCCTGCTGCAATTAAAG TGGCGCAAGAGGAAATGGGAAAGCTCGACGTACTAGTCTGCGGTCAATGTCACTCTGTTTTTCACTTCGTCGAAGAATTCCAGGAGCATCGTACTACCGAAGGAGCATGCTCCAAAGTGTCACATTTTCGTGAAAATAGTAAC aatGAACAAAAGGCGCAAGTATGGGCATTTCTCCTATGGAAGGATTCACAAATACAGCAGGAAGGAACAGACAGGGACGCAGCCAATTCATGGAAGTTGTATCAAAAATGGTGTAAAATGGATACCCACATTAGAGATTCTTGGATCGCAGCTGGAAAGACTATCCAAACATTTACGAAAATCAGCAACGCTAAAATGCAAGAAGTATCCGTGCGTCAACAGACTACTGTTAATCCCGAAG GAGTGAAGCGAATGATAGTTCGCAAAGTAATTCGCAATGGACAACCTGACGAAGCCTCAGAGCCTAAGAAGGAAGTTGCCAAGCCTGTTGAGACGAAAACTTTGGTTAAGGTTTCTGAACAGGTAGCGAGTGagcaagagaagaaagaagtaCCGCAGCTAAAGCCTCCAATGAAGCGTAAG ATGAAACCTGCTAAGCTCCCTGGTGAAGAGGACGGCGATTCAAGCGACGAAGAATATGTCGTTGAACGAATTTTGGCCAAAAGATTTAATCCAAAGAAAAAATGCTTCGAATACTTACTGAAATGGGAAGGATTTCCACA taGTGAGCAAACCACGTGGGAACCAGCGGAGAATATGGAAGCGTGTAAACATCTTCTTGATGAATTTGAGCGAAGTCTCGCCAAGCAGAAAGAACTCAAGGCAGCACAGCAGCAAGCGGCTGCGTTAAAGTCAGCGGCAGCGCGACCCTCCTTGCCTGCACAAAAACCAACTCCTAAGCCTGAAGCTGGCAAACCTGGTCCAAGTAGTGCTGCCCAAGCAAC GAGACCCATGCGATCTAGTAAGTCAAAGGCTATGGACCAAGTCAAGCAGTGGTGCGGCTCGATGAAAGATGAAGATAGCGAAC TGCTGGGAAAGAGGCGCATTGCATTTTCGGATAGCGATTCAGAAGAAACTGGTAGCGTTAACGcaaaacgaatgaaaactgATACTGGTAGTGACGATGATTGGTCGGGAGACTCGGAAGACGAATCCATGGGCCGCAGTGACGTTATACAACGAGCGTTCAATCGAGCAACTGCACAATCGAATGGATCAAATCGCACAGTTGTCTCAGGAACCGACCTTGCAACTTCTCTAGGCCTACAGTCACCAGAGGCACCAAAATCTGGTCAAACTCCAGTCCTAGTAGCTAGTGCTAAAGGCGTCGTCAAAGTTGATCCGAAACAAATGCCAAACCTAACGTCCGGAGTCTATGTAATGTCAAGAAAAGATGGTATAATAAAACTAGACTCATCACCCAGTGGTAAACTTGGTGTTAAAGGATCGCCAACCCCCCAAGGCGTCCTGATGGTACAAAATCGCGATGCTTCTGGAGTGGTTCGTAAGCAAGTTCTTTCTGCTGGACAACCAACTTCCACTATTACGCCAGTGAAAGTTGTCTCAAAGCCCGACGGTAGTCAGGTTGTAACTCAAATGAAGATAGTATCCAAAGGATCTTCTCCAAAGGCCGTAACTACAACGGTACAGAAACAAGAACCCATTAAGATTCAGCCAAAGCCTGAGGTCAACCAACTACAACAAATCCATGTTGTTACCGCTGTACCAAACCTACCGACGATGGGACTGCAGCCCAGAATGAGTGCTGGAATACGGGGGAATCTAGGAACCACGCAGCGTGGCGTTAACCGCCCATTGCTAGCCAGAACACCACTTCGAGGTACAACACCTACTAGTATACTGGGTTCTACGCTTCGTACCCCGGTCAGAGCTCCAGCACCCAAGCAATTGCAGGGACAGCAAAGTAGACAAATGCTTCAAAAGCGTCCATCCACTGGAGCTGTGCAAAGTCCTACATCCGCAGGAAGTCCTAGCCCTGGTACGACGCAAGTAAAACCGAAGTACACTGTACTTAGTGCCCAACCAAAGCAGATGCAGAAGACTGTAGGCAGTCCTCAAGCAAAACAAGGACCAAGACCTCAGCTTGCCAAACAACAGTCGCTGCTTTCACCTCAGCAAAAATTATTGATGGCAAAGAAGAAAGCACAGGAAGCAGCTGGCGTGCACAAACCTGTTCGCGGCCTCTTGGCCGGTGCTCGTGGAACTCCAGGACGTGGAAGAGGTAAAACTGGCGAAGCAGCGTCCGTAACGCCTGGTGCCAACAAACCGAAAGAAAGTAAGCTCGCCGACGGGGATGGTTTGCATATGGAATTTCACGAAGTTGGTTCTGAAGAGAGTAGCAGTGACGGTGAGCCCGAACCTTCTCTTGATTCAGGGCCAATTCCTCCCATTGAACCCGATAGCCCGCCCCGTCCCTTCACACTCTGTCCTCTGACAGGTCGCATCGTGGGTCCGGATGGAGAGCCGGTGGAACAGCCTGCTGAACAAACACCTGAGCCTACCCCAGCTACAACTTCGCAAACTACCGGTGGTACGGTTGcggttgctgctgttgctacCGGTGCCACGGTTGTTACTACCACCACAACCACCACCATAACTGCCGCTGTTGCAGATACTAAAAGCAACATAGTCGACACGACTACTTCAACAACAACCACAACCCCAGCAAGTGCTGAACTGGTTTTACCGTCGCTAGATTCTCTTACCGAAGGTACTGGCATTATGAGGGTAGAGATGAGCCCAGGTGGAACGACGGGCACTATTGTCCAGACTAGCGAAGCGACGCAAATTAACTTATCGGACGTAGCTGTTGCTGCGACTGCTGCTCCAGACCTTCCTTGTCTGGATGACAGTGCTCCTCCCGCTGTAACGGCAACGACTACCTCTGCGTCAACTTCGCTGACAGAATCAACGTCAGTAACCGAAATTCCGGCTGCTACGTCTTTGACTACAACTCCAACTACTACAGCTGCTGTAATTTCTACCACATCTATGACTTCGCCTGCAGCTACAGTGTCGACTTCTGTTACTACTTCTCCGGTTTCAACCGATGAAAAGACTGAAGACAAAGTTGACGACGATAAGAAGGTCGCTGAGGATACGTCTGGCTTAGTAACTATAACCAGTGAAGATGGTGTGGTTTATCAAGTAACTGGTCAAGGCGAAGATGGTCAAACCTTACTAGTTACGCAAGGTGCTGACGGTGAACAGCAGTGCGTCTATGTCACGACTGAGCAACAAGGTGATGATGGTTCCGTGTTGACATTAGACCATGCAGTAGCTGAAGCTGTTGCCCAACTAATGCCGGACCAAGTGAATCTCACCCCTCAGTTCTACGTCAAAGAAGGAGATGCCGAATCATCTGATAGTCAAATGGTAATGTCTATTATGGATAATAACGGCACAGCTGTTGCAGCAGGGCAGGAAGAAGCTGATGGGCAAGCTCAGGTTGTTGCACAAGTCGTACAAGCAGATGAACCTACACCAG GTGGCACTCGAAGAGTGGTACTACTATTGCCGGATGGACATTTAATGATGACTGAAGTAGACGAAGAGCAGTACGCAGCTTTAGAACTGGACAAGTGA
- the LOC124410192 gene encoding serine-rich adhesin for platelets isoform X2, whose translation MEGGDGPAAINKNPAAIKVAQEEMGKLDVLVCGQCHSVFHFVEEFQEHRTTEGACSKVSHFRENSNNEQKAQVWAFLLWKDSQIQQEGTDRDAANSWKLYQKWCKMDTHIRDSWIAAGKTIQTFTKISNAKMQEVSVRQQTTVNPEGVKRMIVRKVIRNGQPDEASEPKKEVAKPVETKTLVKVSEQVASEQEKKEVPQLKPPMKRKMKPAKLPGEEDGDSSDEEYVVERILAKRFNPKKKCFEYLLKWEGFPHEQTTWEPAENMEACKHLLDEFERSLAKQKELKAAQQQAAALKSAAARPSLPAQKPTPKPEAGKPGPSSAAQATRPMRSSKSKAMDQVKQWCGSMKDEDSELLGKRRIAFSDSDSEETGSVNAKRMKTDTGSDDDWSGDSEDESMGRSDVIQRAFNRATAQSNGSNRTVVSGTDLATSLGLQSPEAPKSGQTPVLVASAKGVVKVDPKQMPNLTSGVYVMSRKDGIIKLDSSPSGKLGVKGSPTPQGVLMVQNRDASGVVRKQVLSAGQPTSTITPVKVVSKPDGSQVVTQMKIVSKGSSPKAVTTTVQKQEPIKIQPKPEVNQLQQIHVVTAVPNLPTMGLQPRMSAGIRGNLGTTQRGVNRPLLARTPLRGTTPTSILGSTLRTPVRAPAPKQLQGQQSRQMLQKRPSTGAVQSPTSAGSPSPGTTQVKPKYTVLSAQPKQMQKTVGSPQAKQGPRPQLAKQQSLLSPQQKLLMAKKKAQEAAGVHKPVRGLLAGARGTPGRGRGKTGEAASVTPGANKPKESKLADGDGLHMEFHEVGSEESSSDGEPEPSLDSGPIPPIEPDSPPRPFTLCPLTGRIVGPDGEPVEQPAEQTPEPTPATTSQTTGGTVAVAAVATGATVVTTTTTTTITAAVADTKSNIVDTTTSTTTTTPASAELVLPSLDSLTEGTGIMRVEMSPGGTTGTIVQTSEATQINLSDVAVAATAAPDLPCLDDSAPPAVTATTTSASTSLTESTSVTEIPAATSLTTTPTTTAAVISTTSMTSPAATVSTSVTTSPVSTDEKTEDKVDDDKKVAEDTSGLVTITSEDGVVYQVTGQGEDGQTLLVTQGADGEQQCVYVTTEQQGDDGSVLTLDHAVAEAVAQLMPDQVNLTPQFYVKEGDAESSDSQMVMSIMDNNGTAVAAGQEEADGQAQVVAQVVQADEPTPGGTRRVVLLLPDGHLMMTEVDEEQYAALELDK comes from the exons ATGGAAGGAGGCGATGGCCCTGCGGCCATAAACAAAAATCCTGCTGCAATTAAAG TGGCGCAAGAGGAAATGGGAAAGCTCGACGTACTAGTCTGCGGTCAATGTCACTCTGTTTTTCACTTCGTCGAAGAATTCCAGGAGCATCGTACTACCGAAGGAGCATGCTCCAAAGTGTCACATTTTCGTGAAAATAGTAAC aatGAACAAAAGGCGCAAGTATGGGCATTTCTCCTATGGAAGGATTCACAAATACAGCAGGAAGGAACAGACAGGGACGCAGCCAATTCATGGAAGTTGTATCAAAAATGGTGTAAAATGGATACCCACATTAGAGATTCTTGGATCGCAGCTGGAAAGACTATCCAAACATTTACGAAAATCAGCAACGCTAAAATGCAAGAAGTATCCGTGCGTCAACAGACTACTGTTAATCCCGAAG GAGTGAAGCGAATGATAGTTCGCAAAGTAATTCGCAATGGACAACCTGACGAAGCCTCAGAGCCTAAGAAGGAAGTTGCCAAGCCTGTTGAGACGAAAACTTTGGTTAAGGTTTCTGAACAGGTAGCGAGTGagcaagagaagaaagaagtaCCGCAGCTAAAGCCTCCAATGAAGCGTAAG ATGAAACCTGCTAAGCTCCCTGGTGAAGAGGACGGCGATTCAAGCGACGAAGAATATGTCGTTGAACGAATTTTGGCCAAAAGATTTAATCCAAAGAAAAAATGCTTCGAATACTTACTGAAATGGGAAGGATTTCCACA TGAGCAAACCACGTGGGAACCAGCGGAGAATATGGAAGCGTGTAAACATCTTCTTGATGAATTTGAGCGAAGTCTCGCCAAGCAGAAAGAACTCAAGGCAGCACAGCAGCAAGCGGCTGCGTTAAAGTCAGCGGCAGCGCGACCCTCCTTGCCTGCACAAAAACCAACTCCTAAGCCTGAAGCTGGCAAACCTGGTCCAAGTAGTGCTGCCCAAGCAAC GAGACCCATGCGATCTAGTAAGTCAAAGGCTATGGACCAAGTCAAGCAGTGGTGCGGCTCGATGAAAGATGAAGATAGCGAAC TGCTGGGAAAGAGGCGCATTGCATTTTCGGATAGCGATTCAGAAGAAACTGGTAGCGTTAACGcaaaacgaatgaaaactgATACTGGTAGTGACGATGATTGGTCGGGAGACTCGGAAGACGAATCCATGGGCCGCAGTGACGTTATACAACGAGCGTTCAATCGAGCAACTGCACAATCGAATGGATCAAATCGCACAGTTGTCTCAGGAACCGACCTTGCAACTTCTCTAGGCCTACAGTCACCAGAGGCACCAAAATCTGGTCAAACTCCAGTCCTAGTAGCTAGTGCTAAAGGCGTCGTCAAAGTTGATCCGAAACAAATGCCAAACCTAACGTCCGGAGTCTATGTAATGTCAAGAAAAGATGGTATAATAAAACTAGACTCATCACCCAGTGGTAAACTTGGTGTTAAAGGATCGCCAACCCCCCAAGGCGTCCTGATGGTACAAAATCGCGATGCTTCTGGAGTGGTTCGTAAGCAAGTTCTTTCTGCTGGACAACCAACTTCCACTATTACGCCAGTGAAAGTTGTCTCAAAGCCCGACGGTAGTCAGGTTGTAACTCAAATGAAGATAGTATCCAAAGGATCTTCTCCAAAGGCCGTAACTACAACGGTACAGAAACAAGAACCCATTAAGATTCAGCCAAAGCCTGAGGTCAACCAACTACAACAAATCCATGTTGTTACCGCTGTACCAAACCTACCGACGATGGGACTGCAGCCCAGAATGAGTGCTGGAATACGGGGGAATCTAGGAACCACGCAGCGTGGCGTTAACCGCCCATTGCTAGCCAGAACACCACTTCGAGGTACAACACCTACTAGTATACTGGGTTCTACGCTTCGTACCCCGGTCAGAGCTCCAGCACCCAAGCAATTGCAGGGACAGCAAAGTAGACAAATGCTTCAAAAGCGTCCATCCACTGGAGCTGTGCAAAGTCCTACATCCGCAGGAAGTCCTAGCCCTGGTACGACGCAAGTAAAACCGAAGTACACTGTACTTAGTGCCCAACCAAAGCAGATGCAGAAGACTGTAGGCAGTCCTCAAGCAAAACAAGGACCAAGACCTCAGCTTGCCAAACAACAGTCGCTGCTTTCACCTCAGCAAAAATTATTGATGGCAAAGAAGAAAGCACAGGAAGCAGCTGGCGTGCACAAACCTGTTCGCGGCCTCTTGGCCGGTGCTCGTGGAACTCCAGGACGTGGAAGAGGTAAAACTGGCGAAGCAGCGTCCGTAACGCCTGGTGCCAACAAACCGAAAGAAAGTAAGCTCGCCGACGGGGATGGTTTGCATATGGAATTTCACGAAGTTGGTTCTGAAGAGAGTAGCAGTGACGGTGAGCCCGAACCTTCTCTTGATTCAGGGCCAATTCCTCCCATTGAACCCGATAGCCCGCCCCGTCCCTTCACACTCTGTCCTCTGACAGGTCGCATCGTGGGTCCGGATGGAGAGCCGGTGGAACAGCCTGCTGAACAAACACCTGAGCCTACCCCAGCTACAACTTCGCAAACTACCGGTGGTACGGTTGcggttgctgctgttgctacCGGTGCCACGGTTGTTACTACCACCACAACCACCACCATAACTGCCGCTGTTGCAGATACTAAAAGCAACATAGTCGACACGACTACTTCAACAACAACCACAACCCCAGCAAGTGCTGAACTGGTTTTACCGTCGCTAGATTCTCTTACCGAAGGTACTGGCATTATGAGGGTAGAGATGAGCCCAGGTGGAACGACGGGCACTATTGTCCAGACTAGCGAAGCGACGCAAATTAACTTATCGGACGTAGCTGTTGCTGCGACTGCTGCTCCAGACCTTCCTTGTCTGGATGACAGTGCTCCTCCCGCTGTAACGGCAACGACTACCTCTGCGTCAACTTCGCTGACAGAATCAACGTCAGTAACCGAAATTCCGGCTGCTACGTCTTTGACTACAACTCCAACTACTACAGCTGCTGTAATTTCTACCACATCTATGACTTCGCCTGCAGCTACAGTGTCGACTTCTGTTACTACTTCTCCGGTTTCAACCGATGAAAAGACTGAAGACAAAGTTGACGACGATAAGAAGGTCGCTGAGGATACGTCTGGCTTAGTAACTATAACCAGTGAAGATGGTGTGGTTTATCAAGTAACTGGTCAAGGCGAAGATGGTCAAACCTTACTAGTTACGCAAGGTGCTGACGGTGAACAGCAGTGCGTCTATGTCACGACTGAGCAACAAGGTGATGATGGTTCCGTGTTGACATTAGACCATGCAGTAGCTGAAGCTGTTGCCCAACTAATGCCGGACCAAGTGAATCTCACCCCTCAGTTCTACGTCAAAGAAGGAGATGCCGAATCATCTGATAGTCAAATGGTAATGTCTATTATGGATAATAACGGCACAGCTGTTGCAGCAGGGCAGGAAGAAGCTGATGGGCAAGCTCAGGTTGTTGCACAAGTCGTACAAGCAGATGAACCTACACCAG GTGGCACTCGAAGAGTGGTACTACTATTGCCGGATGGACATTTAATGATGACTGAAGTAGACGAAGAGCAGTACGCAGCTTTAGAACTGGACAAGTGA